A genomic stretch from Arachis stenosperma cultivar V10309 chromosome 3, arast.V10309.gnm1.PFL2, whole genome shotgun sequence includes:
- the LOC130969438 gene encoding pyruvate dehydrogenase (acetyl-transferring) kinase, mitochondrial, with translation MAAKKATETFSKTVIEEVHRWGCMKQTGVSLRYMMEFGSKPTDKNLLISAQFLHKELPIRIARRAIELENLPYGLSHKPAILKVKDWYLDSFRDLRAFPEIKSMKDERAFTDMIKAIKVRHNNVVPTMALGVQQLKKGMDPKIVYEDLDEIHQFLDRFYMSRIGIRMLIGQHVELHNPNPPPHCVGYIHTKMSPVEVARNASEDARSICFREYGSAPNVDIYGDPDFTFPYVPAHLHLMMFELVKNSLRAVQERFMDSDKVAPPIRIIVADGLEDVTIKVSDEGGGIPRSGLPKIFTYLYSTARNPLDEHSDLGVADNVTMAGYGYGLPISRLYARYFGGDLQIISMEGYGTDAYLHLSRLGDSQEPLP, from the exons atggcGGCGAAGAAGGCGACGGAGACATTCTCGAAGACGGTGATAGAGGAGGTGCACCGATGGGGATGCATGAAGCAGACAGGTGTGAGTTTGAGGTACATGATGGAGTTCGGGTCCAAACCCACTGACAAGAACCTTCTAATCTCTGCTCAATTCCTTCACAAGGAGCTTCCCATTCGGATTGCAAGAAGGGCTATTGAGCTTGAGAATCTCCCTTATGGCTTGTCCCATAAACCTGCCATTTTGAag GTAAAGGATTGGTACCTTGATTCTTTCCGTGATCTCAGAGCCTTCCCTGAGATCAAGAGTATGAAAGATGAAAGAGCTTTCACCGACATGATTAAGGCCATCAAAGTGAGACACAACAATGTGGTGCCCACAATGGCCTTAGGTGTTCAGCAGTTGAAGAAAGGCATGGATCCAAAGATTGTTTATGAGGATCTTGATGAGATTCATCAGTTCCTTGATCGTTTTTACATGTCGAGAATCGGAATTCGAATGCTTATTG GGCAGCATGTCGAGTTGCACAATCCAAATCCTCCTCCCCATTGTGTGGGTTATATACATACAAAAATGTCTCCCGTGGAAGTGGCTAGGAATGCCAGTGAGGATGCACGTTCCATATGTTTTCGTGAATATGGCAGTGCTCCTAATGTCGATATTTATGGAGATCCAGATTTTACATTTCC GTATGTTCCAGCTCACTTGCATCTTATGATGTTTGAGCTGGTTAAAAACTCACTGCGTGCTGTCCAAGAGCGTTTTATGGACTCTGACAAAGTTGCACCACCCATTAGAATAATCGTTGCTGATGGATTAGAGGATGTTACTATAAAG GTTTCTGATGAGGGAGGTGGCATACCAAGGAGCGGTCTCCCAAAAATTTTTACGTATTTATATAGTACAGCCAGAAACCCATTGGATGAGCATTCAGATCTTGGAGTAGCTGATAATGTGACCATGGCTGGATATGGATATGGGCTTCCTATTAGTCGCTTGTATGCTCGGTATTTCGGAGGTGATCTTCAAATAATATCTATGGAAGGATATG GGACTGATGCATATCTCCATTTGTCTCGTTTGGGAGATTCACAAGAACCCTTGCCCTGA